In a genomic window of Deinococcus roseus:
- a CDS encoding amino acid ABC transporter substrate-binding protein, translated as MRKRTFTLVTLSLLGLLSSAQADKLDTVKKRGKLVCGVNDKLPGFGFLDSNGKYSGFDVDFCKAVSAAVFGDPSKVQYVPLTAAVRFTAAQSGEVDVVFRNTTYTSSRDGEVGMDFGPVTFYDGQAVMVMSKSPVKKITDLDGATICTNQGTTTEQNITDYFRLKKKQFKLLTFQDFDKVMAAFDQGRCDAVTTDASGLASRRAAAKDPSDYRILPETISKEPLTPFVAQGDSQWRDVISWVVYATLNAEEFKITQKNIDSFKTSTDPNIRRFLGLENNGAKGFGLSNDFAVEVIKAVGNYGEIYERNLGKKTKLNIPRGLNKLYTQGGLMYGVPFR; from the coding sequence ATGCGCAAAAGAACCTTTACCCTAGTCACCCTCAGCCTGCTGGGTCTGTTGTCCAGCGCTCAGGCCGACAAACTCGACACCGTCAAAAAGCGTGGCAAGCTCGTTTGCGGTGTGAACGACAAACTGCCCGGTTTCGGCTTTCTCGACTCCAACGGCAAATACTCTGGTTTCGATGTGGACTTCTGTAAAGCTGTGTCTGCTGCTGTCTTTGGCGACCCCAGCAAAGTGCAGTACGTTCCCCTGACGGCTGCTGTGCGCTTCACTGCCGCCCAGAGCGGTGAAGTGGATGTGGTCTTCAGAAACACCACCTACACCTCTTCCCGCGACGGTGAGGTCGGCATGGACTTCGGGCCCGTGACCTTCTACGACGGTCAGGCCGTGATGGTGATGTCCAAGAGCCCCGTGAAGAAGATCACCGATCTGGACGGAGCCACCATCTGCACCAACCAGGGCACCACCACCGAGCAGAACATCACCGATTACTTCCGTCTGAAGAAAAAGCAGTTCAAACTGCTCACCTTCCAGGACTTTGACAAGGTGATGGCCGCCTTCGATCAGGGCCGCTGTGACGCCGTGACCACCGACGCTTCCGGTCTGGCCTCCAGACGGGCCGCCGCCAAAGATCCCAGCGATTACCGCATCCTTCCTGAAACCATCTCCAAAGAACCCCTCACCCCCTTCGTGGCCCAGGGCGACAGCCAGTGGAGAGACGTGATTTCCTGGGTGGTTTACGCCACCCTCAACGCCGAAGAGTTCAAGATCACCCAGAAGAACATCGACAGCTTCAAGACCAGCACCGATCCCAACATCCGCCGTTTCCTGGGGCTGGAAAACAACGGAGCCAAGGGCTTCGGACTGTCCAACGACTTCGCTGTTGAAGTGATCAAGGCTGTGGGCAACTACGGCGAGATCTACGAACGCAACCTCGGCAAGAAAACCAAACTGAACATCCCCAGAGGCCTCAACAAGCTCTACACCCAGGGCGGCCTGATGTACGGCGTTCCTTTCCGTTAA